The genomic segment TCCTGGTCCAGAGGCCAGCTCTACCTGCCCCTGGACCCCTGCTACCGGGACACAGCGCTCTCCCTGAGCCCCTGCAGCAGCCTGTCCTCCAGGAGCTGGATGTCTGACCTCTCCTCCTGCGAGTCCTTCTCCTATGTCTACGACGACGTGGAGGGGGAGCTGCGCGATGCCGCCTGCCTCGCCCTGGGGTCCCCCCTTGGGTCGCCCCTGGGGTCCCCAGGCTGCGGGGGCGGGGCCTTCGGGGTGGAGCTGTGGCAGCAGAAGTACCAGCATCCTCTGGCCTTCAGCCCGGTGCTGTCCCCTCATCAGTCGCCCGTCAGTCGCCCCGTCAGTCGCCCCGTCAGTCGCCCTGCCACTCCCCTCGCACCAGTGTCACAGAGGAGAACTGGCTGAGCCGTCGGCCCACCTCCAGGTACATGTTATCATGGTTTCCAAATGTCTAATTAGTGACTTTATTTCTTTAACCAGCTAGtgtcattgagatcaagatctcttttgcaagagagacctgagaaaaagaaacattcataCTCAGACAACCACACAAACAACCAAGGGCATAATTTAAGTGGGTTGATTTTCTTactaaaatctctctaaacAGTGTCCTCAGACTGTCCAGCTGCCAAAATCCATATGAGAGAAGGACAAAGTAGATAACAATGTTGAGCAATAGGCTTAATGAGCAGCAGCAAGTGCTTTGCcgacctttttttttctctggttttcgcctctcaggctacatacagacGTCATTGTTTCCAAACCTACGCCCTTGCAACCAGcatgcaaaaacaacacatacaagGCCAGGCAGCCAACAGTAACAGTgacaattaacaaaataaataaaaacaattacaagagtcttaaaaaacatcagatattACAAGCCTCgcagttcattccatttaaaaggtgCCTGAAACCAGTTCTGCTGTGATTAGTGCGAACATATGGAATATCTAAGGGTAAGTAGTTATTGGACTGTATTTCTGTAGTTATGGTAGTATTTAAATGAGGGACAGATGTGAGGTAGTTTGGCAGCTTTAACAGTAGAGCTTTATAGGTGAATATCATGAGACAATTATTCCTTCTTGACAGTAAGGAAGTCCATCCAACCTTGTGATACAGGGAGCAAATATGAGAATGAAATGTGTCATTAGTGATAAAGCATAATGCACTGTGATGAACAGGGTTTAACTGCTGAAGTACAGAATATCTCTGTAATCAAGTGCAGACATAAAAGTTGACTGAACAATAGTTTTTGGGTTAGAAGAGACAGACACCCTTTAATTCTATACAGGAAGCCTAGTTTGAGTTTTAACTTTTGGGTCAAATGTTGAATATGAATTTTGAATTGATTCAACATTGACGCTGGTAAAATCCTGCTAATCCCGACTGGATTTCTTTCTCAGGCCGTCATCCAGACCGACCTCCCCCGGCGGGAAGAGACGCCACTCCAGTGCCGACCCCCACGCCCGCTCGCCCTCCCCTCACCACTCCCCCAGCCCCACGCCAGTCGCCTCTCCACGAGGCAGCGTGACGGACGACACCTGGGCGGGAAGCCCCGCCGGTGCCTCGGGGCCCCTCCTTATGTCCGGCTACCAGGAACTGGACGTCCCCTCCAAGACCAGGAGGACATCGGGGAGCCAGCTGGGCCTAATGGCCGGTCAGGGAGACCCCGGGCTGGAGCCCTTCCTGGATTCCCCCGGGGAGGAGGGACGTGAACAGGACGGCCTGGCTGAGCTCTTCCTTCAGGTGCCCTGCCACTTCAGCTGGAACAAACCCAAACCTGGAAACCCTCCTCTCTTCAGGTTGGCTTCATTTCACTAAAGTTATTGTTACTTTCGAATgtggaaacagagaaacagctagcctggctcaccTACTACAACTGCTACTGAttctactactgctgctgctactacctacagttactaataataaaataattaatattaatatcgttatatttaattaacacgttattatttgactgtttttgtatggatataccatgtttattagtgagctttagaggtgttgctAGGtacatttttgaactttggacaaagccaggctagctgtttctgcctgtttcctgtctttatgctaagctaagctaaccagcttcaagcagtagcttcatatttactgtacagacatgagagtgatatcagaaagcaaataaacatatttttcaaattgTCTTGCTTTAAACATCCTCTATCTGGGATAATGTCTCTTTTCTAATTTTCTATCCTCTAACTGtagtgaaaggaaaagaaatgttgGGAACCCTCCCTTCAGAGATCCTCTATTTTAGGGTTAAGTGATTGGTCTCATACAGTATCTGATCattttgtgtctgttgtctctgCCTCCAGGACTTCATCGCCCCCTCCTCTGGACTGGCCTCTGCCCAACCAGTTTGACCAGTGTGAGCTAAAGCTGGAGGTCCAGCCCAGATCTTACCACAGGGCGCATTATGAGACGGAGGGCAGCAGAGGGTCCATTAAGGCAGCTACTGTAGGACATCCTGTCGTCAAGGTAAGTCCGCACTTCTAACCGAGTAACACACTCAGTTTGACTTCACCCTGATTTGTAGATTATATTTTGTTCTTGCACGAGGCTTTTAATGTCAGTGGAACATTCTGGGAAAATGATGGTACATTCACACTTAATTTATTTGGGAAACAAATGACTAACAAACATTAAAGTGCAAGAGATTATGTCAAGAGATGTTCTGATGCAGGCGAAATCATGTTAGTAGTTCATGGTAGCAGGGCCATTGTCAAGTTTCAAGATATTGAGTATTTGCACAAAATATAAGCAGGGCTATTCTGGGTGTCACATTCTGAGGCCACTACTGAAGCCAGATGAGCTTCCTGCTGCAAGATGTGTAAAAACTCACAGTGCTGCTGGGTcacacaggaaacagaaaatcaatcaaaaaaaatCTTCACCCTGCAGCCATCAGTACAGGGTgaagattttgtttgtgtaatccACTAAAGACAGCAGAACTCTCTAGAGGATCAAACCTGACATGTATTTTGCCAGACCAGGCCTTTTATTTTACAGAGTGACGAAAACAAAATCCTCCtatagaaataaatgtttttacacgtttatatttatttctttatttttgtgtcttttattatttattcatttatgttttaatcCATTTGTTTCTTAATTTTCATAAGTTATTgctatttacttttatttattgtcattgtaCAAACCAATATTTATTGGTCTAATGTATTAGTTAGGGAGCTTTTTATATAGCAAATGCACGTAAATGTTAGCATTTCTTGTAAGTAAATATATCTTTCCTTACTAATGATGCAGGAACTTCTGTCAGTAACAAGATGTCATCATCAAATTAGACTGGTGGCatagtgtttttttcttattgttgttGCGCCTTCTTCAAGCTAATCATTGGCAAAACCAAAAATCAACAGTGGTAtctaaaatatgatttaaacaAAAGTTCTACCttgtaatatatatatcatataatatAGTAGTGTGTGTTAAGTACGGAGCTGGTGTCAGGATGTTATTAGCTTAgcgtagcataaagactggaaaccgTTAGCCTTGATCTGTCtgaagttcaaaaatacacagtCTAACAccacacgttatatctcatttgttgaATCCattcaaaaacaattaaatagaTCCAGCACGTAACTCCCCGTAAAACCactaattgttgttttttacatttctgttttttggtcTGCTTGCAGTCTTAATGTTCAGCTAAGATAGCCATTTTATGGCTCTAGCTCCGTAattaacatacagacatgtgattggtattgatcttctcatttcactcagcgaataaatacatttcccaaaatgttggacattttaaattacattggAATTACATTCACCAATCAGGCCAGTAAGTGTATGAAAACACCAGAATATGCTGCCAAACATGCATCCACTTCACTCCAAGTTTAGTCAAAAATTGGACTGATTCTCTCTGAGATTTCACACTTTAGTTTcatattcaacattttaaattttatcacCCTTCCTGGAAGTTTTTACACATGGAGAGTGTGAAGATGTTTCATCCCTCCGAGTTTCAACAAGTCTAAGTGATATGACTGTTGAGATGTCTGGCAAGAAGAGCAACTGCTCATCAGATGTGAATCATTGAATTTGTGTCTTCAGTTGACCGGATACAGCAAGCGGCCGGTGAGCCTGTTTTTGTTCATCGGCACTGCGGACGACCGCTACCTTCGCCCTCATTCCTTCTACCAGGTACACCGGGTGACGGGGAAGATGGTTACCACCAACTGCCAGGAGAAAATTATGAGTAGCACGAAAGTCCTGGAGATCCCTCTGCTTCCAGAAAACAACATGTCTGCCAGGTAACAGCATCAGACCTGGATTTAATATTTGAGTTGATTTGTAAGGCATTAAAACCAGGGTTACCCTGATATCTGGACCCATGTTGTCCTTTCTGTGAGCTGATCATGTCAGTGTTGCCCAACTCAAATGTAATGGTAgtaataacagcagcagcattagtagaagtagtagtagcaaCAGAAGTAGTAGTAATATACAGCCTAGCCTTTCTGACCTAAGCAGCTATAAGCCCATTTCTAAATTACTCTTTATTTTCAAACCCCtggaaaaatgttgttttaaccCAGTTGTTACAGCTGATTGAACACagtaacatttttgaaaaaattcAATCTAGATTTTAGCTCAAAAACTGCTAAGTATTAAGAAttactaatgacattcctaaagagtaactaaacccccaaaacacttttttagtgcaaagtatttgaattatacatattgtgttataaatatgcatagcgACTGCCCTCGACAGGTTGAAACCCAGTTATTGCAATttaattttgctattggctgatcttGAAGCAGGTGACGTATATGGTACATGGACGTATATGAACGTACACGTTTCGCTGCTCAGATTAGTTGTAGGTCTGGGCCTGTGTCCAGTCTGCAGGTCCGTCCAGTGCAACGCACCAGGTTCACGAAACTCAgataaaactgtcaaactaggcagtgctgatcaaatacgAATccagattctgttactgcattgcctatttctaTTCCTAtttatgttttcagaaacacattttagtgtactgtttagttGTAATtagagaaagtttgtgaccaggtcgccattttttcctgcttgaaaacagacCAAGCACCACCCTGTTGCTCAGCGCTATGTAAAGTCACAcatttcgttgctctgattggttgtaggtctatccaattgcgcCCCCTCCCAGTGCTGCCCTTTTTTCACATTCTTCAATTCTATGCTGATGACATGCTGCTCTATTTATCATTGAATCCCAGTGACATTTCTATGCTGACCATTATACTAAAATGATTTTCAGGTTAAAGATGTTAATATTATAGGTCATTGGCATAAGTAGTAACTGTAAGCTagtagtatcagcagcagtagtagtagaaTCAGTAGCAGTTGTAGTAGTAATCTGAATAAGGTTGTTGTGGTAGATGTACTGGtcgtagtagcagtagtagtagtagcaatataatcagcagtagtagtagtaggctGATAGCAGCACTGATAGTAGTATCATTAGTGGTAGCAGTAGTAATTATAGTAGTAGTCATTTTGCTGGCTACGTTTCTTGGTACATTACCAACCAACTGTCGATCAGAGGAACTGTCTGCAAGGGACATTATATAGCCCTGCTTTTTAGACTACCTATTTTTTTAGGTAAATGCCACTTTCATTTACCAAAATATTGGGCAATTTAATATGCAGGCAAAGCTCGCAACTAATGAGATGTTTCCAGCCAAAGTCAGACTGCTTACCTTCCCCAGTTGACACGGTTCTTCTGTTATCTTGTTTCACCTGTTCGTCTTCCTTTTCCTCGTGTTTCATAGCTTGCCTGCACTATACATTTGCATTACCGCCCTCTGCAGTCGAGTGAAATATGGATCTTCTCACCTATATGCTTCTGCGCATGCTAGTGGAACACAAGATACAAACAAGATGGGCTcacacatcaaaacattgctctacAGCCCTACTAGTGATAGATAATGCATTATGATAAACAGCATGTCTATTGGTTTTCTTTTCCACAGCATTGACTGTGCCGGCATCTTGAAGCTGCGTAACGCCGACATCGAGCTGAAGAAAGGAGAGACGGATATCGGGCGGAAGAACACAAGGGTGCGAGTTGTGTTCAGGGTCGCCGTCCCTCAACCGGACGGCCAGATGCTGTGGCTGCAGACGACATCTATTCCTGTGGAGTGCTGTGAGTCACTTGTAAAATTAATACATCACATTTGCATCTGATTTTGCTATGCAGAGTGACTTCCATAGAGGTCAACAGTACATTACATTCAACAGGGGGCAAGAAAACAGAAAGGTTATTTCCTCCATTTTGAAATCAGATTATAGTCAAACAAGCAGAGGAGGATGTTCAGGGGATGTGAGGTATTTCTTCATGCTTCAAAATTTTGACAAACACAGATCCTAATCAGtgaggtttttttctttctgctgagTAATATTTCCTGTCTCTAAGGAAATGTGCttatgctgtggtctgccatgTAACATGGAGAAACCACtgatatatttaaatatcaaaacaaaaactgtgttgtgtttcagccCAGCGTTCGGGCCAGGAGCTTCCCCAGGTGGAGAGCTTCAGTCCAGCCAGCTGCTCTGTGGACGGAGGAGAGGAGCTGCTCATCACTGGATCCAACATCTCCACACAGTCCAGGGTTGTTTTCATGGATAAAGGGCCTGGTAAGACCAATTTACATCgattttactgtacattaaatacGTTTACATCAGATTTTGTTAATGTTCAACATCCTGAATGACAAATTTTAACTAACATGTTTTGTCTCCTCAGATGGAAGATCACTGTGGGAAATGGATGCCAGAGTTGTACCAGAAAAAAGCAGCGGAGTAAGTAGAAACATTATTTGGAAAGCAccttgaaaatatattttacatttgaaaataccAAGATAGATAAGATTAACATcataaaaaacaatgatttttcAGTGATTCCTGACAAAATTGGGATCTGGGAGCAGGAATAATAGATACAGCACAAGAAATATGGGAATAATAGAAAAATGTGCCAGATATGAAATATATtgctataaaatataaaagagatgaaaaaaatcaggacatgtacagtatacattaTAACAGGGAAGACAGGTCAAGAGAAACAGTGGTCAGGACTGGGATAATATGATTTGGCAAAAAACATTAATTCTAATTATAGAACTTAATTGGCTATTTTGCAGTAATTACCTTTGGTGCAGTCTGTCTGTGCATCTTTCATCATCACTCCCTGTCACTCCAACAACAGGATACTGATTTTGAACTAAAGTAGGTCATCAATACGACAGGTTATCAGTCTATCATCTGCCACGTTACTCAGTCTGTGCGTGCTGTGTTCCTATTGTTGCTGCATCCAGCAAGCTAACgtgtaaaaaaacattcagtctGACACTTTCTTCAGAGCAGGTAGGGGAAATAAAAGGCCCAGTTGCCCATCGTGTGTGTTTATAGCATCAAGATGTTGGACGTAATTAGAGCCAAACCTTTATTTTGGTCGCGATtccacagagagaaatattttcctcagagttggtggagaccaaacagtAGCAAAGtagtacattcactcaagtactgtactggtacaattttgaggtacttgtacttcacttgagtattttaaAGTATGTTACTTTATAACTacgccactacatttcagagggaaatattgtactttttactccaccacatttatttaacaggtGTAGttattatttagcatttatggGTGCTCACAGGAGGAGTTATTTTCGTTGACAAATACTTTAATAAGCACTTTCTGCTTACAGCTAAATATGTGTGTTACAagccatttattaaatgtttagatactgcttataaatgctaattAGGGGGACTTAAAACACAAGTTTTAACAAGTAGTTcccaacacacaaaaaagcattGTCTGGTATGGTGATATGGTGGTATGATTACtgccctctttctgtttctctctccctgtatgtgtaTTCTGTTATTTCACCCACGATTtcgttttcacagcagcaggtgtgcCACGTGtcgaggaggcttgttgttaatgaacgatcaaaaccaacgtggtaccgaatgacattGGCActggtgcacttacaagcttttacaaaacaacggGATAAGTAGGACTAcataaacaggagactctctgtttgtgtttctctgcagagcatgtgcgactgtcTGTAGACCGCACGGGAGGGGTGaaagcgaggggagattgtccactagttaatcgatcATGGATGGCATTGGacgaataaaaaaataaaaaaataaaaaagttaaaatgagtCGCCAAATATACTTTGGTGGCCGTTAATATACCTTTGCGGTCCGCCCAAGTAAAGTCTGTATGGCAAACACTGAAATCACTTCCACACAACTGAAGTCACTCCTTTTTGGAACTGGGCAATGTTACTTGCGCTTTCAGCATCATTACGTCAACAAGTTGGAATATTGCCATTATCACgatatgaatttttttttattacattaaaaaatataccGGTATTATTGTGAACgatatgacatgacatgacatggcACACCCCTAGT from the Siniperca chuatsi isolate FFG_IHB_CAS linkage group LG4, ASM2008510v1, whole genome shotgun sequence genome contains:
- the nfatc3b gene encoding LOW QUALITY PROTEIN: nuclear factor of activated T-cells, cytoplasmic 3 (The sequence of the model RefSeq protein was modified relative to this genomic sequence to represent the inferred CDS: deleted 2 bases in 1 codon) yields the protein MSTVNFAEELDFRLIFEDDGRQTAGPDLDGRTPPTSTQALAEQPIFQELQSHPSCFSTADNYQHVGYQTQGNPRAFDCPSIQITSIAPNNHVEPGSSQEALAVGGAEGGYPEASWSRGQLYLPLDPCYRDTALSLSPCSSLSSRSWMSDLSSCESFSYVYDDVEGELRDAACLALGSPLGSPLGSPGCGGGAFGVELWQQKYQHPLAFSPVLSPHQSPVSPRQSPRQSPCHSPRTSVTEENWLSRRPTSRPSSRPTSPGGKRRHSSADPHARSPSPHHSPSPTPVASPRGSVTDDTWAGSPAGASGPLLMSGYQELDVPSKTRRTSGSQLGLMAGQGDPGLEPFLDSPGEEGREQDGLAELFLQVPCHFSWNKPKPGNPPLFRTSSPPPLDWPLPNQFDQCELKLEVQPRSYHRAHYETEGSRGSIKAATVGHPVVKLTGYSKRPVSLFLFIGTADDRYLRPHSFYQVHRVTGKMVTTNCQEKIMSSTKVLEIPLLPENNMSASIDCAGILKLRNADIELKKGETDIGRKNTRVRVVFRVAVPQPDGQMLWLQTTSIPVECSQRSGQELPQVESFSPASCSVDGGEELLITGSNISTQSRVVFMDKGPDGRSLWEMDARVVPEKSSGSSIMVEVPPYNKKTTDPVQVQFYVSNGKKRRSLTQSFTYLPRVRRHLPAGVKQERWETDHISRNPPGFCPASRQVPSHDRVLGPDVVYYDSCDIPVHRGPPSQNAPNLHHPPPSSVPHQTPLMFTHTSSIPLHTSSSMPSQTSSVPHQTLIPLQTSIMPAQTFTIPPQTSSLPPQTSSISPQISTMPPQASSVSLQTFTIPLPTSSGGPQREHSPSLSSRGAFVTPADPQKDSLLSGPGEALGIKQEPEDQPNLGSLGQQEITLDDVNEIIDRDISSLSGSAQPDQFDQYQQYDWEHKSSDAALPFCGGPR